A single genomic interval of Adhaeribacter pallidiroseus harbors:
- a CDS encoding VCBS repeat-containing protein, whose product MPKLTSIFLWGFCCLLLGCRPKTILFERLSPAKTGIFFKNTIQENEQHNVFTYTNIYTGAGVAAGDFNNDGLTDLFFSGNMVSGRLYLNKGNLKFEDITTAAGLTSTRWQTGATVVDINQDGWPDIYVCVSGNEVGPERGNLLYINNRNNTFTESAQAYGLADTRQVMHASFFDYDRDGDLDAFLIVNPASLRDNVNLIRTRQLKGESPSTDVLYRNNGDNTFTDVSREAGILAEGYSLGLAVSDINNDGWPDVYISNDFISNDVLYINNQDGTFTDRAAECLKHTSYAGMGNDIADINNDGLMDIVELDMRPEDNHRQKLIMPASGYDRFQLSLNKGYNAQYSRNTLQLNQGNGKFSEIGYLAGISSTDWSWSALLADYDNDGDRDLFVTNGFLKNMGDLDYVHYQNIYNGPIGSEQSKIKNKIAAIQSLPGVPLRNYLYENKGNLTFQNQSEAWGLKAEGFSNGAVYVDLDNDGDLELVVNTINAEAQVYENKSNERQKKNFLKIKLVGPAQNRNGIGTKIKITTKARRQFYEHFLSRGYESSVDPVIHFGLGNLKTVDQVEVWWPDGQYQLIPRVPANQVLPVHYASATTAPAVIPAAPKTLFQPLPDKLGLHYQHRESNFVDFKRQPLLPHGHSRQGPGIAVGDVNSDGLADVYVSGASNQAGALFFQQSNGRFQRQPTPVPDSLADGLGVLFFDADGDQDQDLYVASGGSEPATGAAGYPDYLYRNNGQGQFTRAASALPPLRESGASVVAADYDRDGDLDLFVGGRLTPGAYPTTPRSYLLRNESKAGQCSFREVTQQISPELVRAGMVTSALWTDYDNDGWVDLLVAGEFMPIRFYHNQRGKLVEATPQTGLAHTTGWWNSLVPGDFDQDGDTDYLAGNVGLNTRYRATAQEPLCLYAKDYNRDGLLDPVMSYYNQGQRYILPGRDDLIDQINSMRGRFPTYRSYAEATFDKSFLPQELADAQVLCAERMESSYLENRGNGRFTIRTLPAAVQIAPLNGMVTNDFNQDGFLDVLAVGNSYAPEVVTGRYDAGLGWLLCGNGKGQFTVIPARESGFIAEGDAKALVQIKQQNGPPLYLTSNNHGSLTVFAGQASGTYYPAQPNDAFAEVQLKNGKRYKHEFTYGAAYLSQTERMLALSPDVVQVKITDYQGVSRRLTGPLMEVLATKNLKSPPMAR is encoded by the coding sequence ATGCCCAAGCTCACTAGCATATTTCTTTGGGGCTTTTGTTGCCTATTGCTTGGTTGCCGACCCAAAACCATTCTTTTTGAACGACTCTCGCCGGCCAAAACAGGCATTTTTTTTAAAAATACGATTCAGGAAAACGAGCAGCACAATGTATTTACCTATACCAATATTTACACCGGTGCCGGAGTAGCCGCCGGCGACTTTAACAACGATGGCTTAACCGACTTGTTTTTTAGTGGCAACATGGTGTCGGGCCGTTTGTATTTGAACAAGGGAAATTTAAAGTTTGAAGATATTACCACTGCGGCGGGCCTCACCAGCACCCGCTGGCAAACAGGTGCCACGGTAGTTGATATTAACCAGGATGGCTGGCCGGACATTTACGTGTGTGTTTCCGGGAATGAAGTTGGCCCGGAACGCGGCAATTTACTGTACATCAACAATCGTAATAATACTTTTACCGAAAGCGCCCAGGCCTACGGGCTGGCGGATACACGCCAGGTGATGCACGCTTCTTTTTTTGATTACGACCGCGACGGCGACCTCGATGCTTTTTTAATCGTTAACCCGGCTTCGCTGCGCGACAATGTAAACCTGATCCGGACCCGCCAATTAAAAGGCGAAAGTCCCAGCACGGATGTTTTGTACCGGAACAACGGCGATAATACTTTCACGGATGTTTCGCGGGAAGCCGGTATTCTGGCCGAAGGTTACAGCCTGGGTTTAGCCGTAAGCGATATTAATAACGATGGCTGGCCCGACGTGTATATCTCCAATGATTTTATCAGCAACGATGTTCTGTACATCAACAACCAGGATGGCACCTTCACCGACCGGGCCGCGGAATGCCTGAAACACACCAGCTACGCGGGCATGGGCAACGACATTGCCGATATTAACAACGATGGGCTGATGGATATCGTGGAGCTGGACATGCGGCCCGAAGATAATCACCGGCAGAAATTAATCATGCCGGCCTCGGGTTACGACCGTTTTCAACTTTCTCTGAATAAAGGCTATAATGCGCAATACAGCCGCAATACCTTACAGTTAAACCAAGGCAACGGCAAGTTCAGCGAAATAGGTTATCTAGCGGGTATCAGCAGTACCGATTGGAGTTGGAGCGCCTTACTCGCCGATTACGACAACGACGGCGACCGGGATTTATTCGTAACCAACGGTTTTTTAAAAAACATGGGCGATCTGGATTACGTGCATTACCAGAATATATACAACGGTCCCATCGGCTCCGAGCAAAGTAAAATCAAAAACAAAATAGCCGCTATTCAATCGTTGCCGGGGGTTCCGCTCCGCAATTATTTATACGAAAACAAAGGCAACTTAACTTTTCAGAACCAGTCCGAAGCCTGGGGTTTGAAGGCCGAAGGTTTTTCTAACGGAGCGGTGTACGTTGATTTAGATAACGACGGGGATTTGGAATTGGTGGTAAATACCATTAATGCCGAAGCACAGGTTTATGAAAACAAAAGCAATGAGCGTCAGAAGAAGAATTTTTTAAAAATCAAGCTGGTCGGGCCTGCCCAGAATCGCAACGGCATTGGCACCAAAATAAAAATAACCACTAAAGCCCGGCGCCAATTTTACGAACATTTTCTTTCCCGGGGCTACGAATCTTCCGTGGACCCTGTGATTCACTTCGGCCTGGGAAATTTAAAAACGGTAGACCAGGTAGAGGTTTGGTGGCCCGATGGCCAGTATCAGTTAATCCCGCGTGTGCCGGCTAACCAGGTGCTGCCAGTCCATTACGCTTCGGCCACAACGGCGCCCGCTGTTATTCCTGCTGCCCCCAAAACTTTATTCCAACCCTTACCCGATAAACTAGGATTACATTACCAGCACCGCGAAAGCAACTTTGTGGATTTTAAGCGACAACCTTTGTTACCGCACGGCCATTCCCGCCAGGGCCCCGGGATAGCTGTGGGCGATGTAAACAGCGACGGCCTGGCCGACGTGTACGTGAGCGGAGCCAGCAATCAGGCGGGCGCCTTGTTTTTTCAGCAAAGCAATGGCCGGTTCCAACGGCAACCCACCCCGGTACCGGATAGTTTGGCCGATGGTCTGGGTGTTCTTTTCTTCGATGCCGACGGCGACCAGGACCAGGACTTGTACGTGGCGAGTGGCGGCTCGGAGCCGGCAACCGGCGCGGCCGGATACCCGGATTACTTGTACCGGAACAATGGCCAAGGTCAGTTTACCCGTGCGGCTTCGGCTTTGCCCCCGTTGCGGGAGAGCGGCGCCAGTGTAGTGGCCGCCGATTACGACCGGGACGGGGATTTAGATTTATTCGTGGGCGGGCGGCTCACGCCGGGGGCCTACCCTACTACGCCGCGGAGCTATTTATTACGCAACGAAAGTAAGGCCGGCCAATGCTCTTTCCGGGAAGTTACCCAGCAGATCAGTCCGGAACTAGTCCGGGCGGGAATGGTAACCAGTGCTTTGTGGACCGATTACGATAACGATGGCTGGGTAGATTTGCTGGTGGCCGGGGAGTTTATGCCCATTCGCTTTTACCATAACCAGCGCGGCAAGTTAGTAGAAGCTACTCCGCAAACCGGCTTGGCCCATACGACCGGATGGTGGAACAGCTTAGTACCCGGCGATTTTGACCAGGACGGGGATACCGATTACTTGGCGGGAAACGTAGGACTGAATACCCGTTACCGGGCCACGGCCCAGGAGCCTTTGTGCCTGTACGCCAAGGATTACAACCGGGATGGCCTTCTGGATCCCGTAATGAGCTATTATAACCAGGGCCAGCGCTACATTTTGCCGGGCCGCGACGATTTGATAGACCAGATAAACTCCATGCGGGGCCGCTTCCCGACTTACCGGTCTTACGCCGAAGCTACCTTCGATAAATCTTTTTTACCCCAGGAACTAGCCGATGCCCAGGTTTTGTGCGCCGAACGCATGGAAAGCAGCTACCTGGAAAATCGGGGTAATGGCCGGTTTACTATCCGGACTTTGCCGGCGGCAGTGCAGATAGCGCCCCTCAACGGCATGGTAACTAATGATTTTAACCAGGATGGGTTCCTGGATGTGCTCGCCGTAGGCAATTCCTATGCCCCCGAGGTAGTTACCGGGCGCTACGATGCCGGCTTAGGGTGGTTGTTATGCGGGAATGGGAAAGGCCAATTTACAGTAATACCCGCCCGGGAAAGTGGATTTATAGCCGAAGGCGATGCAAAAGCCCTGGTGCAAATAAAACAGCAAAATGGCCCGCCCTTGTATCTAACGAGTAATAACCACGGCAGCTTAACCGTATTTGCGGGGCAGGCTTCCGGCACGTATTACCCGGCCCAACCCAACGACGCCTTCGCGGAGGTGCAGCTGAAAAACGGGAAACGCTACAAGCACGAATTTACCTACGGCGCAGCTTACCTCTCCCAAACCGAAAGAATGTTAGCCCTTTCTCCTGATGTAGTGCAGGTGAAAATTACCGATTACCAAGGCGTAAGCCGCCGCCTCACCGGGCCATTAATGGAGGTACTGGCTACCAAAAATTTAAAATCACCGCCAATGGCTAGATGA
- a CDS encoding flavin monoamine oxidase family protein, giving the protein MKQVNRRNFLKSTVAAGLGSSILTPDLLGGKQPLENNTPALAPPAQTAAPKKVIVAGAGIAGLCCAYELMKRGHEVTVLEASPRHGGHVLTVRDGLSDGLYADFGAENITQPGYELFWNYAKQFNIPVLPYPKREKILRRINGQFYSEEMLADPVVLKKFNLNAREIKFLTQNEWPELPLLYTKPYLSKFKDEYQPFGVGYDHLDNTPISEIYRKEGASKAGLEFMGGQETSALFELWRQAILQLRGLPLFPKKVFRLQNGNQSLPNAFAKQLGERVKLNCPILKINHHAQGVTVRYQEFNQEKEIKADYLANCIPLPAFSKIPVEPALLPEKQYVVDHIAYDSYARFVFQASSKFWQKDNLSINMELNHPNIDAIWQVAEEVDTHRVALMGMGPGGTTPQQALAAFREVYPGKQDTIEQVLVKDWPREQFAFTCERLNFPMGSLKKLWPHVLTPNGRIHFAGAYADNLNWGMEAATRSANRVAQEIDQA; this is encoded by the coding sequence ATGAAACAGGTTAACCGCAGAAATTTTTTAAAATCGACGGTAGCAGCGGGTTTGGGATCGTCTATTTTAACGCCTGACCTTTTAGGCGGGAAACAGCCTTTGGAAAATAACACTCCGGCACTAGCGCCCCCGGCTCAGACCGCTGCCCCCAAAAAAGTTATTGTGGCCGGGGCGGGTATTGCCGGGCTTTGCTGCGCCTACGAGCTCATGAAGCGCGGCCACGAAGTTACGGTTCTGGAAGCCTCGCCCCGGCACGGGGGGCACGTGTTAACCGTGCGCGACGGACTATCGGATGGCTTATACGCCGACTTTGGCGCCGAAAACATTACTCAGCCGGGTTACGAATTATTCTGGAACTATGCCAAGCAATTTAATATTCCGGTGCTGCCTTATCCCAAGCGCGAAAAAATACTCCGGCGGATCAACGGCCAGTTTTACTCCGAAGAAATGCTGGCGGATCCGGTGGTACTTAAAAAATTTAATTTAAATGCCCGGGAAATAAAATTTCTAACGCAAAACGAATGGCCGGAACTGCCTTTATTGTACACCAAACCTTACCTGTCCAAATTTAAAGATGAATACCAGCCTTTTGGCGTCGGCTATGATCATCTGGACAATACCCCGATCAGCGAAATTTACCGGAAAGAAGGTGCTTCTAAAGCCGGACTGGAATTTATGGGCGGCCAGGAAACCTCGGCTTTGTTCGAATTATGGCGGCAAGCCATTTTGCAACTCCGGGGATTACCGTTGTTTCCAAAAAAAGTCTTTCGGCTGCAAAACGGGAATCAAAGCTTACCCAATGCTTTTGCCAAGCAACTAGGGGAACGGGTGAAGCTAAACTGTCCCATTTTAAAAATTAACCACCACGCGCAAGGAGTTACGGTTCGGTATCAGGAATTTAACCAGGAAAAAGAAATAAAAGCCGACTATTTAGCGAACTGCATTCCTTTGCCGGCTTTTAGTAAAATTCCGGTGGAGCCTGCTTTATTGCCCGAGAAACAATACGTAGTAGATCATATTGCCTACGATTCTTACGCGCGGTTCGTCTTTCAGGCCAGTTCTAAATTCTGGCAGAAAGATAATCTGAGCATCAACATGGAATTAAATCATCCGAATATTGATGCCATTTGGCAAGTAGCCGAAGAAGTAGACACCCACCGGGTGGCCCTGATGGGGATGGGTCCCGGCGGCACCACGCCGCAACAAGCTTTAGCGGCCTTCCGGGAAGTTTATCCGGGCAAACAAGATACCATTGAACAGGTGTTGGTAAAGGATTGGCCCCGAGAACAATTTGCTTTTACTTGCGAACGGCTGAATTTTCCGATGGGCTCGCTTAAAAAACTTTGGCCGCACGTATTAACCCCCAACGGCCGCATTCATTTTGCGGGAGCTTACGCCGACAATCTAAATTGGGGCATGGAGGCAGCCACCCGATCCGCTAACCGCGTTGCCCAAGAAATAGATCAAGCTTAA
- a CDS encoding SusC/RagA family TonB-linked outer membrane protein, protein MRSSTLKIVLCFLFTLTSPLLFAQERSVSGKVTDSDKGDGLPGVSVLLKGTSTGTSTDVNGNFTLPITGNNARLVISYVGYASQEIPVTNQTNLTIALKPDIKALEEVVVVGFGTQKKGDLTGAVGGIRGDDIGITSKPVSSPDQILAGRASGVSIANRSGDPGAPINVRIRGIGSPGVNQPLWVIDGVPIVQTENMTVNTGSNTESNPLAGINPSDIESIDVLKDASAAAIYGARAANGVIIVTTKRGKDGKASFTYDGYVGKGSTQKRLDVLNVEQYIDLQQELGRDFSQFRGQPFVDWQDAVFRTSTIINHNIAVSGGSPTANYFVGAGYYDQDGIEPAQGFTRYSIKANSDVSVGKKLKFGESLLLSSVNRLTQSESGSFAGIGAADNAPYFKIYDPNGPLGYNPENTTTLGEGGDASNILLRADTRANSTRIITRKVLASIYGEWEIIAGLKYRITGGVDYNVGSGDFFQEAIAFDGITPRSSLLVQERPIELTTNLSHTLTYNKVFGDHSLTVLVGEEETNFRFDKVRLQGNSLFNSKIQFASTGSTVAAANEADQWALRGFLGRVNYSYKGKYLFTANVRNDNTSRFAKGNRSQTFPSFSAGWRISEESFFPKGNVFDDLKIRGSWGQSGNQFTGANFAFLSTLKTTIFYPIGTGQVPMRGLAPVNFTNENLRWETSNQLDIGTDISLLRSRIEITADYYRKITKDVLIGLPIPFTSGYFLAADANVGEILNRGIELAVNYRNRIGEVSYSLGGNITTVHNEVLDLGNITEIITGVSGASTHRTTVGEPLGYLYGYKTDGIYQTQAEVDAALPDAFSSDRAPGDIRFVDVNKDGRVDALDRTKIGNPNPRYFYGINGSASYKGFDLTLLLQGVGGIEVYNEARVGMESMTGANNSTTRVLDRWTEAGSSNTMPRAVANDPNGNGRYSDRWIENASFMRIKNLQIGYALPTTKLQGWTKEFVSKARIYVAAQNLYTFTKYLGFDPEVTRGFSFQKGDIVLANGQDPGNSPQPRIYQLGVQVTF, encoded by the coding sequence ATGAGAAGTTCTACCCTGAAAATTGTATTATGCTTTCTTTTTACCCTAACTTCTCCGCTTTTATTTGCCCAGGAGCGGTCTGTTTCCGGTAAAGTAACCGACTCGGACAAAGGCGATGGTTTGCCCGGCGTTTCGGTTTTGCTGAAAGGTACCTCCACGGGTACCTCCACCGACGTAAACGGCAACTTTACTTTACCCATTACCGGTAATAACGCCCGTTTAGTAATTTCTTACGTGGGTTATGCGTCGCAGGAAATTCCGGTAACAAATCAAACCAATTTAACCATTGCGCTAAAACCCGATATTAAAGCCTTGGAAGAAGTGGTAGTAGTGGGCTTTGGTACGCAGAAAAAAGGGGATTTAACCGGGGCCGTAGGTGGTATCCGGGGCGATGATATTGGCATTACGTCTAAGCCGGTTTCCAGTCCGGACCAGATTTTGGCGGGCCGGGCTTCGGGGGTAAGCATTGCCAACCGCAGCGGCGATCCGGGTGCGCCCATTAACGTCCGCATCCGCGGCATTGGTTCGCCGGGCGTAAACCAGCCTTTGTGGGTAATCGACGGCGTACCCATCGTGCAAACCGAAAACATGACGGTAAATACCGGTTCCAACACCGAATCAAATCCACTGGCCGGAATAAACCCGAGCGATATTGAATCCATTGACGTGTTAAAAGATGCTTCGGCAGCGGCTATTTACGGAGCGCGGGCGGCGAACGGGGTTATCATTGTAACCACTAAACGGGGCAAAGACGGCAAAGCCAGCTTTACTTACGACGGCTACGTAGGCAAAGGCTCCACCCAAAAAAGACTGGACGTACTCAACGTAGAACAGTACATCGATTTGCAGCAAGAACTAGGGCGCGATTTCAGCCAGTTCCGGGGCCAGCCTTTTGTGGATTGGCAGGACGCGGTATTCCGGACTTCCACCATTATTAACCATAACATCGCGGTTTCGGGAGGCTCGCCCACCGCCAATTACTTTGTGGGAGCGGGTTACTACGACCAGGATGGTATTGAGCCGGCCCAGGGTTTTACCCGGTATTCCATTAAAGCCAACTCCGACGTGAGTGTGGGTAAAAAATTAAAATTCGGCGAGTCGCTGTTACTGAGTTCGGTTAACCGCTTAACGCAATCCGAAAGCGGTTCTTTTGCCGGCATCGGCGCGGCCGATAATGCGCCGTATTTTAAAATTTACGACCCCAACGGCCCTTTAGGCTATAACCCCGAAAACACCACGACCTTGGGCGAAGGCGGCGACGCCTCGAATATCCTCTTACGGGCCGATACCCGCGCCAACTCTACCCGCATTATTACCCGCAAGGTATTAGCCAGCATTTACGGCGAATGGGAAATTATAGCGGGTTTAAAATACCGGATAACCGGCGGCGTGGATTATAACGTGGGCAGCGGCGACTTTTTTCAGGAAGCCATTGCTTTTGATGGCATTACACCTCGCAGCTCGCTGCTGGTGCAGGAACGCCCCATTGAGTTAACCACCAATTTAAGCCATACCCTTACCTATAATAAAGTTTTCGGCGACCATAGTTTAACTGTGCTGGTAGGCGAAGAAGAAACCAACTTCCGGTTCGATAAAGTACGTTTACAGGGTAATAGCTTGTTTAATTCTAAAATTCAGTTTGCCTCTACAGGTTCTACCGTGGCCGCGGCCAACGAAGCCGACCAATGGGCTTTACGCGGGTTTTTGGGCCGGGTAAACTATTCTTATAAAGGTAAATACTTATTTACGGCTAACGTGCGCAACGATAATACTTCCCGGTTTGCCAAAGGCAACCGCTCCCAAACTTTCCCGTCTTTTTCGGCGGGCTGGCGCATCAGCGAAGAAAGTTTCTTTCCGAAAGGCAACGTGTTCGACGATTTAAAAATTCGGGGCAGCTGGGGCCAGTCGGGTAACCAGTTTACCGGAGCTAACTTTGCCTTTTTATCAACCCTGAAAACCACTATTTTTTACCCGATTGGTACGGGGCAAGTGCCCATGCGTGGCCTGGCTCCCGTAAACTTTACCAACGAAAACCTGCGCTGGGAAACCAGTAACCAGTTAGATATTGGTACCGACATTAGCTTACTGCGCAGCCGCATCGAAATCACCGCCGATTACTACCGCAAAATCACCAAAGATGTGCTCATTGGCCTGCCTATTCCGTTTACCTCCGGTTATTTTCTGGCGGCCGATGCCAACGTAGGCGAAATTTTAAACCGGGGCATAGAACTGGCGGTAAACTACCGTAACCGCATTGGCGAGGTGAGTTACAGCTTGGGCGGCAACATTACTACCGTGCACAACGAAGTGCTGGATTTAGGTAACATTACCGAAATTATTACCGGGGTAAGCGGGGCCTCTACCCACCGTACTACCGTAGGCGAGCCGCTGGGTTATTTATACGGTTACAAAACCGATGGTATTTACCAAACCCAGGCCGAAGTAGATGCCGCCTTGCCCGATGCTTTTTCCTCGGACCGCGCTCCCGGTGATATCCGGTTTGTGGATGTAAATAAAGATGGCCGAGTGGATGCCCTGGACCGTACCAAAATTGGAAATCCGAATCCCCGCTATTTTTACGGCATCAACGGCTCGGCCAGTTACAAAGGATTCGACTTAACTTTATTACTCCAAGGCGTTGGCGGCATAGAAGTGTATAACGAAGCGCGGGTGGGCATGGAAAGCATGACCGGTGCCAACAATTCCACCACCCGCGTACTGGACCGCTGGACCGAAGCGGGTTCGAGCAACACCATGCCCCGCGCCGTGGCCAACGACCCGAACGGTAATGGCCGCTACTCCGACCGCTGGATCGAGAACGCCAGCTTTATGCGGATTAAAAATTTACAAATCGGCTACGCTTTACCCACCACTAAACTGCAAGGTTGGACCAAAGAATTTGTTTCGAAAGCCCGTATTTACGTCGCGGCTCAGAACCTGTACACCTTTACCAAATACCTGGGCTTCGACCCGGAAGTAACCCGGGGCTTTAGTTTCCAGAAAGGAGACATTGTTTTGGCCAACGGTCAGGACCCCGGCAACTCGCCGCAACCCCGCATTTACCAGTTGGGCGTGCAGGTTACTTTCTAA
- a CDS encoding glycoside hydrolase family 25 protein, producing the protein MTKKKSSVKRSTTRQLPSGRKSFFFILGIGVLCVCGVYLVHQYPPSFLVKWRGKKTIDQISKEEKGYYYGLPGEPVSWPTGEVVRGIDVSRYQAHVKWPAVKKQKIAFVFVKATEGFLGRDRLFQKHWRRTGQAGLMRGAYHFYRPNQPAWLQAINFLTQVEIGTGDLPPVLDVEQAGHATEEELRDRVRTWLRWVEWQYGVKPIIYTNYSFYKYYFEGFFEEYPFWIAHYQVNKLKLTDYSRKQVKFWQHTDRGAVPGIEGRVDCNVFYGSKAALKQLCVN; encoded by the coding sequence GTGACCAAAAAAAAATCTTCGGTTAAACGATCTACCACCAGGCAACTCCCATCTGGTAGAAAATCTTTCTTCTTTATTTTGGGGATAGGAGTACTTTGTGTCTGTGGCGTTTACCTGGTGCATCAGTATCCGCCGAGTTTTCTGGTTAAATGGCGCGGCAAAAAAACAATAGACCAAATAAGCAAAGAAGAAAAAGGTTACTACTATGGTTTACCCGGGGAACCGGTAAGTTGGCCAACGGGAGAGGTGGTGCGGGGTATTGACGTATCTAGGTACCAAGCTCATGTAAAATGGCCCGCAGTAAAAAAACAAAAGATTGCTTTTGTTTTCGTGAAAGCTACCGAAGGTTTTTTGGGCCGCGACCGCTTATTTCAAAAGCATTGGCGCAGAACCGGACAAGCAGGATTAATGCGGGGAGCCTACCACTTTTACCGCCCTAATCAACCGGCCTGGTTGCAAGCCATTAACTTTTTAACGCAGGTAGAGATTGGTACCGGTGATTTACCCCCCGTTTTAGATGTAGAACAGGCCGGCCATGCTACCGAAGAAGAATTACGCGACCGCGTGCGTACCTGGCTCCGATGGGTAGAATGGCAATACGGCGTAAAACCGATTATTTATACTAATTATAGTTTCTATAAATATTATTTTGAAGGCTTTTTTGAAGAATATCCTTTCTGGATTGCGCATTATCAGGTGAATAAATTAAAACTCACGGATTACAGCCGCAAACAAGTAAAGTTCTGGCAACACACCGACCGCGGCGCCGTGCCCGGCATTGAAGGCCGGGTTGATTGCAATGTGTTCTACGGCAGTAAAGCAGCTTTAAAGCAACTATGCGTGAATTAA
- a CDS encoding RagB/SusD family nutrient uptake outer membrane protein yields MKKISFSLLAAFLTLNSCNNLDLVPLDKLTSGDFYKTAADFDGAIFASYSSIQDFWGTSTETLGEAGEFWKISVVSSDDVIADPNNADGISRDADNLIIRASDKPYAAIYTQIYEGILRANLVLENLNNENQLTAEQKSRFEGEAKFLRAFFHFEALKLWGTPPLATQVKRDLNDLALPNATPEQLYTQILADFTDAYNKLPLTWDDANKGRVTKYAAQAYVGKVNVWKKDWPAAIAAFEDVITNGPFSLISTGNSQKDLDDVFAFNNENNPESIFEVQYGGPFSDDNVWVFDDTHSEAFKASQGTTRSLYWDAGNGAPGGKSGWWAPSPDLVAAYEPNDARLKVYVYQAGDTYYTTDYTPVPYNPEWSSTGYTMKKYGGARNMVQADNSPNQQANFNNERLYRFAELKLLYAEALIAQGRTADAAQQINDIRRRAGLPDLVAGVDLTEALRKEKRVELAFEPHRWFDIVRWGIGAQVFGSKWQDKYNVYPLPQTEIDRTGGILKQNPGY; encoded by the coding sequence ATGAAAAAAATATCTTTTTCTCTATTAGCCGCTTTTCTAACGCTTAATTCCTGTAATAACCTGGATTTAGTGCCCCTGGATAAGCTTACCTCCGGCGACTTTTACAAAACGGCCGCGGACTTCGACGGAGCCATTTTTGCCTCGTATTCTTCCATTCAGGATTTCTGGGGCACCAGTACCGAAACCCTCGGCGAGGCGGGCGAATTCTGGAAAATCTCGGTGGTATCTTCGGATGATGTAATCGCTGACCCTAATAACGCGGACGGTATTTCGCGCGATGCCGATAATTTAATTATTCGGGCCAGCGACAAACCTTATGCGGCCATATATACCCAGATTTACGAAGGTATTCTGCGGGCTAATCTGGTGTTGGAAAACCTGAACAACGAGAATCAGTTAACCGCCGAACAAAAAAGCCGGTTCGAAGGCGAAGCCAAGTTTCTCCGGGCTTTTTTTCATTTCGAAGCTTTAAAATTGTGGGGAACGCCCCCTTTGGCTACCCAGGTAAAACGCGATTTAAATGATTTAGCCTTGCCCAACGCTACTCCGGAGCAATTATACACGCAAATACTGGCGGATTTTACCGACGCTTATAACAAGTTGCCCTTAACTTGGGACGATGCTAATAAAGGCCGGGTAACCAAATACGCCGCCCAGGCTTACGTGGGCAAAGTAAACGTCTGGAAAAAAGATTGGCCCGCGGCCATTGCGGCTTTTGAGGATGTTATTACCAACGGCCCGTTTAGTTTAATCAGCACGGGCAATTCGCAGAAAGACCTGGACGATGTGTTTGCTTTTAACAACGAAAACAATCCGGAATCCATTTTTGAAGTGCAGTACGGCGGCCCTTTTTCCGATGATAACGTTTGGGTTTTCGACGATACGCACTCCGAGGCCTTTAAAGCTTCGCAGGGAACTACCCGTAGCCTGTACTGGGATGCTGGGAACGGAGCACCCGGGGGAAAATCGGGTTGGTGGGCACCCAGCCCGGATTTGGTGGCCGCTTACGAACCCAACGATGCCCGCTTAAAAGTGTACGTATATCAAGCCGGCGATACCTATTACACCACCGATTATACGCCGGTACCTTACAATCCGGAATGGTCCTCCACGGGTTATACCATGAAAAAATACGGGGGCGCCCGCAACATGGTGCAAGCCGATAATTCCCCAAACCAGCAGGCCAATTTTAACAACGAGCGGCTCTACCGTTTCGCCGAGTTAAAACTGCTTTACGCCGAAGCCTTAATTGCCCAGGGCCGAACCGCCGATGCGGCCCAACAAATTAACGATATCCGCCGCCGGGCCGGCTTACCCGATTTAGTTGCTGGCGTTGATCTTACCGAAGCGCTCCGGAAAGAAAAAAGAGTAGAACTGGCTTTTGAGCCGCACCGCTGGTTTGATATTGTACGCTGGGGCATTGGCGCCCAGGTGTTCGGCAGTAAATGGCAGGATAAATACAACGTGTATCCTTTACCCCAAACCGAAATCGATCGCACCGGCGGTATTTTAAAACAAAATCCGGGATACTGA